TCATCCATATTTCCTATTTCATCAGTAACTATAACATTAGGAGACATAGACCTTAAAAGCATCATAATTCCTATATCCTTAGGACATGTTTCTATTACATCAGTTCTAATACCCACATCCATTTGAGGTACTCCTAAGTAAGATCCTGATATCTCATTACGTTCATCTATTAAAGCAACCTTCATACCACTAAATAAAAATTCTTCATTTCCATTGCTTATATTTCTTACAATATCCCTTATTAAAGTGGTTTTCCCACATTGAGGAGGCGATATTATCAAAGTATTATTAATTTTGTCCTTGCCTTTTATAATATGCTTTAAAACTTTATCTGAACATCCTAAAACTTCTCTTGAAATTCTTATATTTAACGAAGATATATGTTTTATATTTTTAACTTGTCCATCTTCTATAATGGTTTTTCCAACTATCCCAACTCTATGTCCTCCCCTAAGAGTTATAAAACCCTTTTTTATATCATCAATAAAAGAATGAATTGAGTATTTGCACATTATCTGAAATGTTTGCTCTATATCATCTTTACTAACAATATATGGATTGTCCATATTTAAATCTAATTTATTTAATCTAGTATTATAAAAATAATCCTTATTATTTGAATTTACTATTAATGGCTTTAAAGATCTTAGTCTTATTTCCTCTATGTTTACATTATCTCTTGATATACTTTTTATCATTTCTCTTAAGTTAATCGAAAGTGAGTTTATAACTTCTTCTGAAATTTTACTCATACCTTGTCCTCCTCTCTTGTTTATATAATCATTATATTTATGATATAAGTAAAATATTACTTATTTTTTATAAAAATTTACTTAATATAAGTTATTGTATATTACATACATATATTTAAAAAAGTTTTTTTAATAATCTTTTACAACTGATAAATTATCCTATAAATATAAATAAAGCCTAGTAATTTTTCTAAATTACTAGGCTTTATTTATATTTAAGTACCTATATAATATCTGTTTACAACTTTTCAACTTAGTTAATATAAGTATATATACTATTTATCTCCGGGTTGATTTTTTTCTAAAAATTCTTCTATTTCCTTAACTACATTCCCTTTTACAAACTTTATCCCTTGATTTATAGCATTTTTTATAGCTTTTGAATCTGAGCTTCCATGAGCTTTTATAACTCCTCCATTAACCCCTAAAAGCGGTGCTCCACCATATTCAGAATAATCCATGTAACCCTTTAATTTTTTTAAATCATCTTTTATAAGCATAGCACCTAACTTTCCTTTTGTGCTACTTAATAATGTTTCTTTTATAAGTTTCATTACAGACATAGCTACACCTTCTGTTGATTTTAACAATATATTCCCTGTGAATCCATCGCAAACTATTATGTCTGTATGTGCATTTATAACATCTCTTGCTTCTATATTACCGATAAAGTTTAAATCTAAGTTCTTTAATTCTTCATAAGACTTTTTAACTAAATCATTTCCTTTACCTTCTTCTATACCTATATTAGCTAATGCCACCTTAGGATTATTTATTTGTAATACCTTACTTGCATATATATTACTCATGCCAGCAAATTGAACCAAGTTAATAGGTTTACAGTCTGCATTAGCTCCACCGTCTGCTATAATAGTCATCCCTCTTTTTACATTTGGTAAAGCTGGGCATAAACATGGTCTATCTATACCTTTTATTCTTCCTACTACAAATACACCTCCTGCAAGTACTGCACCAGTATTTCCAGCCGATATAAAGGCTTGTGCCTTACCTTCCTTAACAAGTCTAAGTCCAACTACCATAGATGAATCTTTTTTACTTCTAATCGCTTTTACTGGCTTATCCTCATTTTCTATAACTTCAGTAGTATGTACTATTTCTAATTTACTTTTATCAAAATCATAATTGGATAATTCTTTTTCAAGTAAATCTTTATCTCCAGTTATTATTATATCTACATTATATTCCTTTATAGCATTTACTACACCTTCTATATTTGACTTTGGTGCATTATCTCCACCCATACCATCTACTACAATTCTCATAGATATTCCTCCTAACTTAAATTTATATACAAGTAATTATTACCTTTATAAAAATATATTTAAATTATTGATAAATACTAATAGTAGTATGCTATATTATTATAAAATTATCAATATATTATATATTTTTATTTTAAAGCAAAAAAAACATGTAGAATACATTCTACATGTTTTAGAAGTTATTATTCAGATACAACTTCTTTACCTTTATAATATCCGCAATCTGGACACACTCTATGTGGTAATTTTGGCTCATGACATTGTGGACAACTTACGAATCCAGTTGCTACCATTTTAGAGTTAGCTGCTCTTCTCATTTTAGTTTTTGATTTAGATGTTTTACGCTTTGGTACTGCCATTTACGCCACCTCCTTAGTCATTTTTAAATATATCTTTTAATTTAGCAAAACGGGGATCTATGATCTCCTCGTCGTTCGCACTTTCATTACAAGAACAAGCTTCTATATTTAAGTTTGCTCCGCATCCTTGACAAAGCCCTTTACAATCTTCTTTACAAAGAACACTTGCAGGTATTTTGAAATCTAATGTCTGCTCTATTATATCAACAAAATCTACTTCTTGTCCATCAAATATTAATGCATCATCATCTTCAAATTCATCTTCATCAAAGCCTTCTTTAACTAAAAAACCTTGTATAGAATATTCTATTGGTACTTCTACCTC
The Romboutsia ilealis genome window above contains:
- the spoIIIAA gene encoding stage III sporulation protein AA → MSKISEEVINSLSINLREMIKSISRDNVNIEEIRLRSLKPLIVNSNNKDYFYNTRLNKLDLNMDNPYIVSKDDIEQTFQIMCKYSIHSFIDDIKKGFITLRGGHRVGIVGKTIIEDGQVKNIKHISSLNIRISREVLGCSDKVLKHIIKGKDKINNTLIISPPQCGKTTLIRDIVRNISNGNEEFLFSGMKVALIDERNEISGSYLGVPQMDVGIRTDVIETCPKDIGIMMLLRSMSPNVIVTDEIGNMDEIKALYTALNGGVSLITTVHGDSIDDIRNRKELSNLLDSELFKKVIILSSKKGPGTIEKIYDLEEKRWYFAN
- the plsX gene encoding phosphate acyltransferase PlsX, which encodes MRIVVDGMGGDNAPKSNIEGVVNAIKEYNVDIIITGDKDLLEKELSNYDFDKSKLEIVHTTEVIENEDKPVKAIRSKKDSSMVVGLRLVKEGKAQAFISAGNTGAVLAGGVFVVGRIKGIDRPCLCPALPNVKRGMTIIADGGANADCKPINLVQFAGMSNIYASKVLQINNPKVALANIGIEEGKGNDLVKKSYEELKNLDLNFIGNIEARDVINAHTDIIVCDGFTGNILLKSTEGVAMSVMKLIKETLLSSTKGKLGAMLIKDDLKKLKGYMDYSEYGGAPLLGVNGGVIKAHGSSDSKAIKNAINQGIKFVKGNVVKEIEEFLEKNQPGDK
- the rpmF gene encoding 50S ribosomal protein L32 translates to MAVPKRKTSKSKTKMRRAANSKMVATGFVSCPQCHEPKLPHRVCPDCGYYKGKEVVSE
- a CDS encoding YceD family protein, with the protein product MKINLDKLIRRETDKLDLNFSQKIDTINYCNNSYKLSSPINIKGKVSNTNKGLYLDIDVDFILIDNCSRCLDEVEVPIEYSIQGFLVKEGFDEDEFEDDDALIFDGQEVDFVDIIEQTLDFKIPASVLCKEDCKGLCQGCGANLNIEACSCNESANDEEIIDPRFAKLKDIFKND